TGTACCAACCAGATGAATTCAAGGATAACTGCGGTTTCGGCCTGATAGCCCATATGCAGGGCGAGCCCAGTCATACCCTTTTGCAAACGGCCATCGAGGCCCTGACCTGCATGACCCACCGCGGTGGGATTAATGCCGACGGCAAGACCGGTGACGGTTGCGGTCTGCTGATTCAAAAACCTGACGCGTTCCTGCGAGCCATTGCCCAGGAAACCTTCAGCGTCGAACTGCCCAAGCAATATGCAGTGGGCATGGTCTTCTTCAACCAGGATCCGGCCAAGGCCGAAGCCGCTCGCGAAAACATGAATCGCGAGATCCTCGCTGAAGGCCTGCAACTGATCGGCTGGCGCAAAGTGCCAATCGACACCAGCGTCCTCGGCCGCCTCGCTCTTGAGCGCCTGCCGCAGATCGAGCAGGTGTACATCGGCGGTGAAGGCCTGAGCGATCAGGACATGGCCGTGAAGCTGTTCAGTGCACGTCGTCGTTCGTCGGTGGCCAACGCCGTCGACTCCGACCACTACATCTGCAGCTTTTCGCACAAGACCATCATCTATAAAGGCCTGATGATGCCGGCCGACCTGGCTGCGTTTTATCCGGACCTGAGCGACGAGCGCCTGCAAACCGCGATCTGCGTGTTCCACCAGCGCTTCTCCACCAACACCCTGCCGAAATGGCCGCTGGCCCAGCCATTCCGCTTCCTCGCCCACAACGGCGAGATCAACACCATCACCGGTAACCGCAACTGGGCACAGGCCCGTCGGACCAAGTTCAGCAACGATCTGATGGATCTGGAAGAGCTCGGCCCGCTGGTCAACCGTGTCGGTTCCGACTCTTCGAGCATGGACAACATGCTCGAGCTGATGGTCACCGGTGGCATCGACCTGTTCCGTGGCGTGCGGATGATCATTCCGCCGGCGTGGCAGAACGTCGAAACCATGGACCCGGATCTGCGTGCGTTCTACGAGTACAACTCGATGCACATGGAGCCGTGGGACGGCCCGGCCGGCGTGGTCATGACCGACGGTCGTTACGCGGTGTGCCTGCTCGACCGTAACGGTCTGCGCCCGGCGCGCTGGGTCACCACCACCAACGGTTTCATCACCCTCGCCTCGGAAATCGGCGTGTGGGATTACAAGCCGGAAGACGTGATTGCCAAAGGTCGTGTCGGCCCTGGCCAGATCTTCGCCGTGGACACCGAAACCGGGCAGATCCTCGACACCGATGCGATCGACAACCGTCTGAAGTCCCGTCATCCGTACAAGCAATGGCTGCGCAAGAACGCCCTGCGCATTCAGGCGACCATGGAAGACAACGACCACGGTTCGGCTTTTTACGACGTCGATCAGCTCAAGCAATACATGAAGATGTATCAGGTCACGTTCGAAGAGCGCGATCAGGTCCTGCGTCCACTCGGCGAGCAAGGCTACGAAGCCGTGGGCTCGATGGGCGACGACACGCCGATGGCCGTGCTGTCGCAACGTGTGCGCACGCCGTACGACTATTTCCGCCAGCAGTTCGCGCAGGTCACCAACCCGCCGATCGACCCGCTGCGTGAAGCGATCGTGATGTCGCTGGAAATCTGCCTCGGTGCCGAGCGCAACATTTTCCAGGAATCGCCGGAACACGCTTCGCGCGTGATCCTTAGCTCGCCAGTGATCTCGCCGGCCAAGTGGCGTTCGCTGATGAACCTCGACCGCCCGGGCTTCGAGCGGCAGATCATCGACCTCAACTACGATGAAAGCGTTGGCCTTGAAGCGGCGATCCGCAATGTCGCCGATCAGGCTGAAGAAGCCGTGCGCGCCGGTCGTACTCAGATCGTCCTGAGCGACCGTCATATCGCCCCGGGCAAACTGCCGATCCACGCATCCCTGGCGACCGGTGCCGTGCACCACCGCCTGACCGAAAAAGGCCTGCGTTGCGATTCCAACATCCTCGTTGAAACCGCGACCGCCCGTGACCCGCATCACTTCGCGGTGCTGATCGGTTTCGGCGCCTCGGCGGTTTATCCGTTCCTGGCCTACGAAGTGCTGGGCGACCTGATCCGTACCGGTGAAGTGCTGGGCGACCTCTATGAGGTGTTCAAGAACTACCGCAAAGGCATCACCAAAGGTCTGCTGAAGATCCTGTCGAAGATGGGTATCTCGACCATTGCTTCGTATCGTGGTGCGCAGCTGTTCGAGGCCATCGGCCTGTCCGAAGAAGTTTGCGACCTGAGCTTCCGTGGCGTGCCGAGCCGCATCAAGGGTGCGCGTTTCGTCGACATCGAAGCCGAGCAGAAAGCACTGGCCAGCGAAGCCTGGAGTCCGCGCAAGCCGATCCAGCAGGGCGGTCTGCTGAAGTTCGTCCACGGTGGCGAATATCACGCCTACAACCCGGACGTGGTCAACACCCTGCAAGCCGCTGTGCAGCAGGGCGACTACGCCAAGTTCAAGGAATACACCTCGCTGGTGGACAACCGTCCGGTGTCGATGATCCGCGACCTGTTCAAGGTCAAGACCCTCGACACGCCGCTGGACATCAGTGAAATCGAGCCGCTGGAATCGGTGCTCAAGCGCTTCGACTCCGCCGGTATCTCGCTGGGCGCACTGTCGCCGGAAGCTCACGAAGCCCTGGCCGAAGCCATGAACCGCCTCGGTGCGCGTTCGAACTCCGGCGAAGGTGGTGAAGATCCGGCGCGTTACGGCACCATCAAGAGCTCGAAAATCAAGCAGGTTGCGACTGGCCGTTTCGGGGTAACTCCGGAATACCTGGTCAACGCCGAAGTGCTGCAGATCAAGGTCGCCCAAGGCGCCAAGCCGGGCGAGGGCGGGCAACTGCCGGGCGGTAAGGTCAACGGTTTGATCGCCAAGCTGCGTTACGCAGTGCCAGGCGTGACCCTTATTTCGCCACCGCCGCACCACGATATCTATTCGATCGAAGACTTGTCGCAGCTGATTTTTGACTTGAAACAGGTCAACCCGAAAGCGCTGGTTTCGGTGAAGCTGGTGGCTGAAGCGGGCGTCGGCACCATCGCCGCCGGTGTGGCCAAGGCCTATGCGGACTTGATCACCATCTCCGGCTACGACGGTGGCACCGGTGCTTCGCCACTGACTTCGATCAAATACGCGGGCGCACCGTGGGAACTCGGCCTCGCCGAAACCCACCAGACCCTGCGCGGTAACGACCTGCGTGGCAAAGTCCGGGTGCAGACCGACGGCGGCCTGAAAACCGGCCTCGACGTGATCAAGGCTGCAATTCTTGGCGCTGAAAGCTTCGGCTTCGGTACCGCGCCGATGATCGCGCTGGGCTGCAAATACCTGCGTATCTGCCACCTGAACAACTGCGCCACCGGCGTTGCGACTCAGAACGAGAAGCTGCGCAAGGATCACTACATCGGTACCGTCGACATGGTGGTGAACTTCTTCACCTACGTCGCCGAAGAAACCCGTGAGTGGTTGGCCAAGCTCGGCGTACGCTCCCTCGAAGAGCTGATCGGTCGTACCGATCTGCTGGAAATCCTCGAAGGCCAGACCGCCAAGCAAAATCACCTGGACCTGACGCCGCTGTTGGGCAGCGATCACATCCCGGCGGACAAACCACAGTTCTGTGGCGTTGAGCGCAACCCGCCGTTCGACCAGGGCCTGCTGGCCGAGAAAATGGTCGAGATGGCCTCGTCGGCGATCAACGACATGAGCGGCGCCGAGTTCGATCTGGACATCTGCAACTGCGACCGTTCGATCGGCGCGCGGATCTCCGGCGAAATCGCGCGCAAGCACGGCAACCAGGGCATGGCGAAAGCGCCGATCACCTTCCGCTTCAAGGGCACTGCCGGTCAGAGCTTCGGTGTGTGGAACGCCGGCGGTCTGAACATGTACCTCGAAGGCGACGCCAACGACTACGTCGGCAAAGGCATGACCGGTGGCAAGCTGACCATCGTGCCGCCGAAGGGCAGCGTTTACAAAACTCAGGAAAGCGCCATCATCGGCAACACCTGCCTGTACGGCGCCACGGGCGGCAAGCTGTTCGCCGCCGGCACCGCAGGCGAGCGTTTCGCCGTGCGTAACTCCGGTGCCCACACGGTTGTGGAAGGCACTGGCGATCACTGCTGTGAGTACATGACCGGTGGTTTCGTCTGCGTTCTGGGCAAGACCGGTTACAACTTCGGCTCTGGCATGACCGGTGGTTTCGCCTACGTGCTCGATCAGGACAACACCTTCGTTGACCGGGTCAACCACGAACTGGTGGAAATCCAGCGGATCAGCGGCGAGGCGATGGAAGCCTATCGCAGCCACCTGCAAAACGTGCTGAACGAGTACGTCGCGGAAACCGACAGCGAGTGGGGTCGTGAACTCGCCGAAAACCTCGATGACTACTTGCGCCGTTTCTGGCTGGTCAAACCGAAGGCGGCGAGTTTGAAATCTCTGCTCTCCAGTACTCGTGCGAGTCCGCAATAACGGCGCAGCTGCAAGCCACTGGCTTCAAGCAGCAAGCTGGAGCCAGTGCGCGCTGTAACGGACTAATGTGATTTTCTTGCAGCTTGAAGCTTGTAGCTTGGAGCTGTCGTGTAAGAGGTTTTGAAGATGGCCGAACGTCTCAGTAACGACTTTCAATTCATCGATGTCGGGCGCAAAGATCCGAAGAAGAAACTGTTGCGTCAACGCAAGAAAGAGTTCGTCGAAATCTACGAACCGTTCAAACCCCAGCAGTCGGCCGATCAGGCCCACCGCTGTCTGGGTTGCGGCAACCCGTATTGCGAATGGAAGTGCCCGGTGCACAACTTCATTCCCAACTGGTTGAAGCTGGTGGCCGAGGGCAACATCCTCCAGGCCGCCGAACTGTCGCACCAGACCAACACCCTGCCGGAAGTCTGCGGTCGGGTCTGTCCGCAGGATCGTCTGTGCGAGGGTGCCTGCACCCTTAACGACGGCTTCGGCGCGGTGACCATCGGTTCGGTCGAGAAGTACATCACCGACACCGCGTTCGCGATGGGCTGGCGCCCGGACATGTCCAAGGTCAAACCGACCGGCAAGCGTGTCGCGATCATCGGCGCGGGCCCGGCGGGCCTGGGTTGTGCCGACGTGCTGGTACGCGGCGGCGTGACCCCGGTGGTGTTCGACAAGAACCCGGAAATCGGTGGCTTGCTGACCTTCGGCATCCCCGAGTTCAAGCTTGAGAAGACCGTGCTGAGCAATCGCCGCGAAGTCTTCACCGGCATGGGCATCGAGTTCCGTCTGAATACCGAAGTCGGCAAAGACGTGACCATGGAACAACTGCTCGCCGAATACGATGCGGTGTTCATGGGCATGGGCACCTACACCTACATGAAGGGCGGTTTTGCCGGTGAGGATCTGCCGGGCGTGTATGACGCGCTGGACTTCCTGATCGCCAACGTCAATCGCAACCTGGGCTTTGAAAAGTCGCCGGAAGATTTCGTCGACATGAAAGGCAAGAAGGTTGTGGTGCTGGGCGGCGGCGACACGGCGATGGACTGCAACCGTACCTCGATCCGTCAGGGTGCCAAATCGGTGACCTGCGCTTATCGTCGTGACGAAGCGAACATGCCCGGCTCGCGCAAAGAGGTGAAGAACGCCAAGGAAGAAGGCGTGAAATTCCTCTACAACCGCCAGCCGATCGCCATCGTCGGTGAAGACAAGGTTGAAGGTGTGAAAGTGGTCGAGACCC
This region of Pseudomonas sp. R84 genomic DNA includes:
- the gltB gene encoding glutamate synthase large subunit; translation: MKAGLYQPDEFKDNCGFGLIAHMQGEPSHTLLQTAIEALTCMTHRGGINADGKTGDGCGLLIQKPDAFLRAIAQETFSVELPKQYAVGMVFFNQDPAKAEAARENMNREILAEGLQLIGWRKVPIDTSVLGRLALERLPQIEQVYIGGEGLSDQDMAVKLFSARRRSSVANAVDSDHYICSFSHKTIIYKGLMMPADLAAFYPDLSDERLQTAICVFHQRFSTNTLPKWPLAQPFRFLAHNGEINTITGNRNWAQARRTKFSNDLMDLEELGPLVNRVGSDSSSMDNMLELMVTGGIDLFRGVRMIIPPAWQNVETMDPDLRAFYEYNSMHMEPWDGPAGVVMTDGRYAVCLLDRNGLRPARWVTTTNGFITLASEIGVWDYKPEDVIAKGRVGPGQIFAVDTETGQILDTDAIDNRLKSRHPYKQWLRKNALRIQATMEDNDHGSAFYDVDQLKQYMKMYQVTFEERDQVLRPLGEQGYEAVGSMGDDTPMAVLSQRVRTPYDYFRQQFAQVTNPPIDPLREAIVMSLEICLGAERNIFQESPEHASRVILSSPVISPAKWRSLMNLDRPGFERQIIDLNYDESVGLEAAIRNVADQAEEAVRAGRTQIVLSDRHIAPGKLPIHASLATGAVHHRLTEKGLRCDSNILVETATARDPHHFAVLIGFGASAVYPFLAYEVLGDLIRTGEVLGDLYEVFKNYRKGITKGLLKILSKMGISTIASYRGAQLFEAIGLSEEVCDLSFRGVPSRIKGARFVDIEAEQKALASEAWSPRKPIQQGGLLKFVHGGEYHAYNPDVVNTLQAAVQQGDYAKFKEYTSLVDNRPVSMIRDLFKVKTLDTPLDISEIEPLESVLKRFDSAGISLGALSPEAHEALAEAMNRLGARSNSGEGGEDPARYGTIKSSKIKQVATGRFGVTPEYLVNAEVLQIKVAQGAKPGEGGQLPGGKVNGLIAKLRYAVPGVTLISPPPHHDIYSIEDLSQLIFDLKQVNPKALVSVKLVAEAGVGTIAAGVAKAYADLITISGYDGGTGASPLTSIKYAGAPWELGLAETHQTLRGNDLRGKVRVQTDGGLKTGLDVIKAAILGAESFGFGTAPMIALGCKYLRICHLNNCATGVATQNEKLRKDHYIGTVDMVVNFFTYVAEETREWLAKLGVRSLEELIGRTDLLEILEGQTAKQNHLDLTPLLGSDHIPADKPQFCGVERNPPFDQGLLAEKMVEMASSAINDMSGAEFDLDICNCDRSIGARISGEIARKHGNQGMAKAPITFRFKGTAGQSFGVWNAGGLNMYLEGDANDYVGKGMTGGKLTIVPPKGSVYKTQESAIIGNTCLYGATGGKLFAAGTAGERFAVRNSGAHTVVEGTGDHCCEYMTGGFVCVLGKTGYNFGSGMTGGFAYVLDQDNTFVDRVNHELVEIQRISGEAMEAYRSHLQNVLNEYVAETDSEWGRELAENLDDYLRRFWLVKPKAASLKSLLSSTRASPQ
- a CDS encoding FAD-dependent oxidoreductase, which encodes MAERLSNDFQFIDVGRKDPKKKLLRQRKKEFVEIYEPFKPQQSADQAHRCLGCGNPYCEWKCPVHNFIPNWLKLVAEGNILQAAELSHQTNTLPEVCGRVCPQDRLCEGACTLNDGFGAVTIGSVEKYITDTAFAMGWRPDMSKVKPTGKRVAIIGAGPAGLGCADVLVRGGVTPVVFDKNPEIGGLLTFGIPEFKLEKTVLSNRREVFTGMGIEFRLNTEVGKDVTMEQLLAEYDAVFMGMGTYTYMKGGFAGEDLPGVYDALDFLIANVNRNLGFEKSPEDFVDMKGKKVVVLGGGDTAMDCNRTSIRQGAKSVTCAYRRDEANMPGSRKEVKNAKEEGVKFLYNRQPIAIVGEDKVEGVKVVETRLGEPDARGRRSPEPIPGSEEIIPADAVVIAFGFRPSPAPWFEQFEIQTDSQGRVVAPEQGQYKHQTSNPKIFAGGDMVRGSDLVVTAIFEGRNAAEGILDYLGV